From the Cryomorphaceae bacterium genome, the window AACTGCGATTGTTGCGATAAGAACAACGCTGATGAGATTTCGACAGTTGTACATAATTGGTTGCGTTAGGGGTTAGGATAACAAAATTAGTAGTATTCGGCGCAAAGCCACTATTTCAGGGGTTAAACTATAAACAATATACTGTTCATCGGAACTCTGTTGAGGCATGCATACGGTGCGGCTGTACACCCGGTTTCGTTTTTGAGTGCATTTTTCAAACAATTTATATTCACACCCAGGCCTCTCACCTTACTTTGCTTATGATCAATGTGCTTCAAGCCAATTGTTGCCCGTGCCCATATCTACTTTCAGTTCAACATCCAGTTTTACAGCTTCCTGCATTTTCTGAATGATGATGGGCTTGATGATGTTAAGCTCATCTCTCTGCGCATCAAACACCAGTTCGTCGTGTACCTGAAGCACCATTTTCGACTTGAAGTTCTCTTCCCTGAACTCCCTGTAGATGTCGATCATGGCTTTTTTAATGATATCGGCGGCGCTTCCCTGGATGGGTGTGTTGATGGCGTTTCGTTCGGCCTGCCCTCGAACCACAGGGTTTTTGGAGTTAATATCCCGCAGATAGCGACGCCGCCCCATGATGGTTTCAACATAGCCGTGTTCCCTGGCAAACTCAATGCGGTTGTCCATGTATTTTTTAATACCCGGGTAGGTTTTGAAATAGGACTCTATCACCTCTGCCGCTTCGGTGCGACTCAAGCTGCTTTGCTGGCTTAAACCAAATGCGGATACGCCGTAGATAATGCCAAAGTTTACCGTTTTAGCATTGCTTCGTTGTTCTCTGGTCACTTCGTTCAGCGGCACTCCGAAAACCTTAGCGGCAGTGGCAGCGTGGATATCCTCGTCGTTTCTGAAGGCTTCAATCATGGCCTTATCGCCACTCAAGGAAGCAATAACCCTGAGTTCAATTTGAGAATAATCAGCGGCAAGAAGCACGTGTTCTTTATCGCGGGCCACAAAGGCTTGGCGCACTTTTCGTCCGCGCTCTGTTCGCACCGGAATGTTTTGCAGGTTGGGGCCCTGCGAACTGAGTCGCCCGGTAGCAGCTACGGCCTGATGAAAGGTGGTGTGAATTCGCCCCGTTCGCGGGTTCACCAGTTCGGGGAGCGTATCCACATAGGTGTTCTTAAGTTTCACTACTTGCCGGTACTCCAGAATCTGGTCAATGATTTCATGCGTTCCGCGCAGGGTTTCGAGCACAGGCTCCGATGTGGCATACTGCCCGGTTTTGGTCTTTTTGGGTTTGTCAACCAGTTTGAGGTGGTCAAACAATATTTCTCCCAGTTGTTTGGGCGATGCAATGTTGAAATCTGTTCCGGCCAACTCTTTGATTCGTTTTTCAAACTGCACAATGTCGCGGGTAAGTTCCTGAGAATACACCTTAAGCTGGGAGATATCAATGGCTACACCGGCCGCCTCCATGGCTCCAAGCACTTTAACCAGCGGCATTTCAATGTTGTTAAAAAGCTTCCATGTACCTGTTTCCTCCAATTGAGGCGCAAAAAGTTTGTAGAGTCTAAAGGTAATGTCGGCATCTTCAGCTGCGTAATCCTTTACCAGCTCCACAGGCACATCGCGCATGCTCTTTTGGTTTTTGCCTTTTTTGCCGATTAGTGTTTCAATGGAGGTAGGTCGGTAGTTGAGATAGGTTTCGGCAAGCATATCCATGCCGTGGCGCATATCGGGCTCCAACAGGTAGTGAGCCAGCATGGTATCGAACACGGGGCCTTCAATCTCAACCCCATACCATTTCAGCACGGTGAGGTCGTACTTGAGGTTGTGCGCTATTTTGGTGATGTTGGGATGGGTAAATACTTCAGTGAAGTCCTCCAGGATTCTTTTGGCGGCTTTTGGGTTATCGGGTATGGGAACATAGTGCCCTGTGCCAGCCTTTGTGGAAAAGGCCACACCTACCAATTCGGCTTCGTGGGCATCAATATCGGTGGTTTCGGTGTCGAAGCAAAAGGCTTCTGACGATAAAAGCTTCTTCACCAGTCGGGCGCGCTTTTCAGCGGTATCTAACAGTTCATAGCCTTCATTCTGGGTTGATGCAGCAGGAGGTTCGCCGGAGTTTTCAGCAGGTTGAGCAAAGAGATCCATCTGGGTTCCTCTGCCCCCTGTAACAGGAATTTTCTCACCCAGTAAACGCTCACTCAGCGTCCGAAACTCGAGCTCGGTAAAAATTTCCTGTAGTTTCTCTTTATTTGGCTCTTCCACTTCGAGCGATTGCGGCTCGAAGGTTACAGGCACATCCAGCCGAATGGTGGCCAACTGTTTCGACAACAATGCCTGCTCGGCATTCTCTATCACTTTCTCCTTCATTTTTCCCTTCAGCTCGTTGGCGTGCTCCAGCAAACCCTCAATGCTTTTGTACTGCGCTATGAATTTTTTAGCGGTTTTTTCGCCCACACCGGGAATGCCAGGAATGTTATCGACGGCATCACCCCACATACCCAGAATATCAATAACCTGAAGCGGGTCTTCAACCTCAAACTTCTCCTTTACTTCATCCACGCCCCATATCTCTACGCTACCTCCGTTTTTGGCCGGTCGGTGAATCTTCACTTTATCGGTGACCAGCTGCGCAAAATCCTTGTCGGGCGTTACCATGTATACCTCAAAATTGTCTGCTGCGGCCTTGTGGGCAAGGGTACCAATTACATCATCTGCTTCAAAGCCTGCCACCTCAAACACCGGTATGTTAAACCCCTCAACAATGGCCTTAATATAAGGCACTGCCCGTTTAATATCCTCGGGGGTTTCGTCGCGGTTGGCCTTGTATTCGGCGTAATCTTCTACCCTAAAACTACCCCCGGGCGGGTCAAACGCCACGGCAATGTGGGTTGGTTCGTGGTTTTTGAGCACATCCACCAGGGCATTGGTAAACCCAAACACAGCAGAAGTGTTCATGCCTTTTGAATTGATTCTGGGTGCGCGGATAAACGCGTAATACGCACGGAATATCAAGGCATAGGCATCAATGAGGTACAGCTTTTTCTTATCGGACATAATCTGGTAAATCTTGCCGTGAAGATAGAACTATTCCTCGCTTTGGTTAAGCCATAAGGCGTGCAAACCGGGAACTGCAAGCCCAAATTATTTTTTCTCGGGTTCCGGCCACCGCACGCAAAATCTTTCTACATTGCCTCATGCAATCAATCCATTGGGATGGATTGCACCAAAAATAACCAAACCAAAAACCAACGTTATGTTAAGAGAATTCCGGGATTTCATCATGCGGGGCAACGTACTTGAGCTTGCCGTAGCCGTAATCATTGCCGGTGCCTTTGGCGCTGTAGTCGCATCTTTTACCAACGATGTAATCATGCCCCCTATCGGGTTGGCTCTGGGCGGGGTTGATTTTGCTGACCTGGCAATTACCATTCAGGAAGGCCAGTTATCCGCCGATGGATCGGTATCAGTTGAAGCCGTTCAGATTCGGTACGGCGCATTCATTCAGAAGGTTATTGATTTTATCATCATTGCCTTTATCATTTTCATGTTGATTCGCACGTACAACAAAATAAAAGACCGAAACAAGCAAGCCGAAGAGGCCGCTCCTGCGCCACCTCCGGGGCCTACTGCCGAAGAGCTGCTTGGCGAAATTCGCGATTTGCTGAAGAAATAAGATTGGATCTTTCAATGAAAACCCCGCCCTGTATGGTTTGGGATTCTTTTGTTGGCCTCCATGGAAAATGAGATTAACACGGCTCCGTGCATAAGCTTCATGGCAGCATCAGTAAAAATCAGGTCTAAGCTTGATCTTTGAAGCTTGGATAACAAAACGTGGTTAATTCCGTAATAAACGTATCATTCTGCTGCCATGCACAAACTTTTTCTGACACCTGCACTTCTTCTTGCATTCCCGCTGTTCGCGCAATACACCGAGCCAGTCGATAGTGCCGAAACACCTGCTTTAGAAATCGCTCCGGACGATCCGTTTCTGGAGCGAATAGATGCTCAGTGGCAATCCATAGCACATCAGGCGTGGTTTGTACACAGTGACACGGCGTGCTTGAATATCTACGGTTACGAACCTTCTGTGGTGCCAAAAGTATCGGACGACGAAATGCGTGAGCGCGTGAGGCAAATGGATGAGGAAACCATCATGGAGATGCGCTATGACGGGCACATCCGCGGCTTTATTGAGCTTTATGTGTCCAAAAAGCGCGAGTTGTCGTCAAGGGTTTTGGGTCTGTCGGAACTCTACTATCCGATGATTGAGGAAATGCTCGATCGCTTTGACATTCCGCAGGAAATGAAACACCTTGCCGTTGTTGAATCTGCGCTCAACCCTACCGCACGCTCGCGTGCCGGGGCCAAAGGTTTGTGGCAATTCATGTATGGTACCGGTAAGATGTTCGATTTGAAGGTGAATTCATTTGAAGATGACCGCTTCGACCCATTGCAAAGTACCGTTGCCGCCTGCCGCTACCTTCGCCATCTTTATGGTCTGTACGGAGATTGGAATCTTGTGCTGGCAGCCTACAATTCAGGTCCGGGAAACGTGAACAAAGCCATACGTCGCTCAGGAGGTAAGCGCGATTACTGGGCCATACGCAACTACTTAC encodes:
- the polA gene encoding DNA polymerase I, with translation MSDKKKLYLIDAYALIFRAYYAFIRAPRINSKGMNTSAVFGFTNALVDVLKNHEPTHIAVAFDPPGGSFRVEDYAEYKANRDETPEDIKRAVPYIKAIVEGFNIPVFEVAGFEADDVIGTLAHKAAADNFEVYMVTPDKDFAQLVTDKVKIHRPAKNGGSVEIWGVDEVKEKFEVEDPLQVIDILGMWGDAVDNIPGIPGVGEKTAKKFIAQYKSIEGLLEHANELKGKMKEKVIENAEQALLSKQLATIRLDVPVTFEPQSLEVEEPNKEKLQEIFTELEFRTLSERLLGEKIPVTGGRGTQMDLFAQPAENSGEPPAASTQNEGYELLDTAEKRARLVKKLLSSEAFCFDTETTDIDAHEAELVGVAFSTKAGTGHYVPIPDNPKAAKRILEDFTEVFTHPNITKIAHNLKYDLTVLKWYGVEIEGPVFDTMLAHYLLEPDMRHGMDMLAETYLNYRPTSIETLIGKKGKNQKSMRDVPVELVKDYAAEDADITFRLYKLFAPQLEETGTWKLFNNIEMPLVKVLGAMEAAGVAIDISQLKVYSQELTRDIVQFEKRIKELAGTDFNIASPKQLGEILFDHLKLVDKPKKTKTGQYATSEPVLETLRGTHEIIDQILEYRQVVKLKNTYVDTLPELVNPRTGRIHTTFHQAVAATGRLSSQGPNLQNIPVRTERGRKVRQAFVARDKEHVLLAADYSQIELRVIASLSGDKAMIEAFRNDEDIHAATAAKVFGVPLNEVTREQRSNAKTVNFGIIYGVSAFGLSQQSSLSRTEAAEVIESYFKTYPGIKKYMDNRIEFAREHGYVETIMGRRRYLRDINSKNPVVRGQAERNAINTPIQGSAADIIKKAMIDIYREFREENFKSKMVLQVHDELVFDAQRDELNIIKPIIIQKMQEAVKLDVELKVDMGTGNNWLEAH
- the mscL gene encoding large-conductance mechanosensitive channel protein MscL — encoded protein: MLREFRDFIMRGNVLELAVAVIIAGAFGAVVASFTNDVIMPPIGLALGGVDFADLAITIQEGQLSADGSVSVEAVQIRYGAFIQKVIDFIIIAFIIFMLIRTYNKIKDRNKQAEEAAPAPPPGPTAEELLGEIRDLLKK